A region of Rhodohalobacter barkolensis DNA encodes the following proteins:
- the rfbB gene encoding dTDP-glucose 4,6-dehydratase — MKLIVTGGAGFIGSNLILYLHENYPDVEILNLDKLTYASDINYLTPLKQSGRYHFKKLDLVDRIAVMETVKTWKPDGVIHLAAESHVDNSIQGPEPFILSNVVGTFNILEECRQFWNSEASTVSGPKRFLHVSTDEVYGTLGDEGSFTETTPYAPNSPYSASKAGSDMIVRSYFHTYGMNTVITNCSNNFGPHQHDEKLIPTVIRKALEKEEIPVYGSGENVRDWLFVRDHCKALMKIFEEGKAGEPYNIGGKNEWKNIDLVRLICDILNNEVGEGPDGDYKNLITFVTDRPGHDFRYSVDISKINSELGWAPSSDFEEELAETVRWYIRRYSEK; from the coding sequence ATGAAATTAATTGTAACCGGCGGTGCAGGATTTATCGGCTCAAACCTGATACTCTATCTGCATGAAAACTATCCCGATGTTGAGATTTTGAATCTCGACAAACTCACATATGCATCAGATATTAACTATCTAACTCCCCTGAAACAATCGGGTCGTTACCATTTCAAAAAACTTGATCTTGTTGACCGGATAGCGGTAATGGAGACCGTTAAAACATGGAAACCGGACGGTGTGATTCATCTTGCGGCAGAATCTCACGTGGATAACTCCATTCAAGGCCCTGAGCCGTTTATCCTGTCTAATGTTGTAGGAACATTCAATATTCTGGAAGAGTGCAGGCAATTCTGGAATAGTGAGGCATCAACGGTTTCAGGTCCCAAGCGATTTCTACATGTATCTACGGATGAAGTGTATGGTACGCTTGGCGATGAAGGATCCTTTACGGAGACTACTCCGTACGCGCCAAATTCTCCTTACTCTGCATCTAAAGCGGGCAGCGATATGATTGTGCGATCCTACTTTCACACCTATGGAATGAACACGGTGATTACAAACTGTTCAAATAATTTTGGTCCGCATCAGCACGATGAGAAATTGATTCCAACCGTGATAAGAAAGGCACTGGAGAAGGAAGAAATTCCGGTTTACGGCTCCGGAGAAAATGTTCGGGACTGGCTTTTTGTGAGAGACCACTGTAAAGCATTGATGAAAATCTTTGAAGAGGGAAAGGCGGGTGAACCCTATAATATCGGCGGGAAAAATGAGTGGAAAAATATAGATCTGGTTCGGCTGATATGTGATATTTTGAATAACGAAGTTGGCGAAGGCCCCGATGGGGATTATAAAAACCTGATTACTTTTGTGACCGATCGTCCCGGGCATGATTTTCGATACTCGGTAGATATCTCAAAAATCAACAGTGAACTGGGATGGGCTCCTTCTTCCGACTTTGA
- the rfbC gene encoding dTDP-4-dehydrorhamnose 3,5-epimerase has translation MKFEETSLQHVWLIKPDRFKDERGEFLETFRVELFKDHGLEFEFVQDNISVSKKGTVRGLHYQLPPASQGKLVMVPKGKILDVAVDMRQNSQTFKQHYATILSSENRHMMFIPTGFAHGFSVLSDEATVYYKCNDYYNKKLERGVKWDDPDLNIDWKVEAPILSEKDKNLPLLSEMDEHDLF, from the coding sequence ATGAAATTTGAAGAGACATCGCTGCAGCACGTCTGGCTAATCAAACCCGACAGATTTAAGGATGAAAGGGGAGAGTTCCTGGAAACATTCCGGGTGGAGTTGTTTAAAGATCACGGGCTGGAGTTTGAGTTTGTCCAGGATAATATTTCTGTATCCAAAAAAGGGACGGTGAGAGGGTTGCACTATCAATTGCCTCCTGCCTCACAGGGGAAGCTGGTGATGGTTCCGAAAGGTAAAATACTGGATGTTGCAGTTGATATGAGGCAAAATTCACAAACCTTTAAACAACACTATGCAACGATATTGAGTAGTGAGAACCGGCATATGATGTTTATCCCTACCGGTTTTGCACACGGTTTTTCGGTACTCTCGGATGAAGCTACCGTATACTATAAGTGCAACGATTACTATAACAAGAAACTGGAACGGGGTGTGAAGTGGGATGATCCCGACTTGAATATTGATTGGAAGGTTGAAGCACCTATTCTCTCAGAGAAAGACAAAAATCTCCCGTTATTAAGTGAAATGGATGAACATGATCTGTTTTAA
- the rfbD gene encoding dTDP-4-dehydrorhamnose reductase: MKFLITGANGQLGKEWVRFLELKGLPFDAFGSSKLDITNREEVRNRLKECRPDVVINCAAYTNVDEAEDQTELAYSVNETGVEHLVSACMEYNCKLVHFSTDYVFPGNFEDGSKFPEGYPEDAEKRPVNAYGRSKRAGEIIIEKSPLDCLLIRVSWLCGPFGNNFVKTMLRLAETRNELSVVDDQKGSPSFTFDVVEKTFQLLKDGKSGIYHISSKGKISWADFAEEIFNQSDLKVKVNRIPSSEFPTKANRPAFSLLSNQKLEKEGLNVLAWKAGLSVLLKKLNHPL, from the coding sequence ATGAAGTTTCTCATCACAGGTGCAAATGGACAATTGGGAAAAGAGTGGGTTCGCTTTTTAGAATTGAAAGGGTTGCCTTTTGATGCTTTTGGCTCCTCAAAGCTGGACATCACAAACAGGGAAGAGGTCAGAAATCGGCTCAAAGAGTGTCGGCCTGATGTTGTGATTAACTGTGCTGCCTACACTAACGTGGACGAAGCTGAAGATCAGACAGAGCTGGCATATTCTGTAAATGAAACTGGAGTTGAGCATCTGGTCAGTGCCTGTATGGAATACAACTGTAAATTGGTTCACTTCAGCACGGACTATGTGTTTCCCGGTAACTTTGAAGATGGGAGTAAGTTTCCCGAAGGTTATCCTGAAGATGCTGAAAAGCGACCCGTCAACGCTTACGGCAGATCTAAACGAGCAGGTGAAATTATTATTGAAAAGAGCCCACTTGACTGCCTGCTCATCCGGGTTTCGTGGCTATGTGGACCATTTGGTAACAATTTTGTAAAAACCATGCTTCGTCTCGCGGAAACACGGAATGAACTTTCTGTTGTAGATGATCAAAAAGGAAGCCCGTCTTTTACGTTTGATGTGGTTGAAAAAACATTTCAGTTGTTGAAAGATGGTAAATCCGGAATCTATCACATTAGTTCAAAGGGAAAGATTTCCTGGGCCGATTTTGCGGAGGAAATATTCAATCAATCGGATTTAAAAGTGAAAGTGAATCGGATTCCTTCATCAGAATTTCCTACGAAAGCAAATCGCCCTGCTTTTTCGCTTCTGTCCAATCAAAAACTTGAAAAAGAGGGATTAAATGTGCTTGCTTGGAAAGCAGGATTATCAGTTCTTTTAAAGAAACTAAATCATCCATTATGA
- a CDS encoding sugar phosphate nucleotidyltransferase has protein sequence MKGIILAGGTGSRLYPLTKVTNKHLLPVGNKPMIYYPIEKLTNSGIEEILIVTGTENMGDVVNLLGSGKNFGCRFTYKVQDEAGGIAQALGLARNFVGDNSMTVILGDNIFEADLKDAMKKFDSHGAQILIKEVDAPERFGVAEIDGDQIKGIEEKPAHPKSKFAVTGIYIYPPDVFDIIETLEPSNRGELEITDVNNHYIRQGRMKYSVLKGWWTDAGTPDSYKRANELAAKTF, from the coding sequence ATGAAGGGAATCATATTAGCGGGGGGAACCGGATCGCGGCTTTATCCCCTGACCAAAGTAACCAATAAGCACTTATTGCCAGTTGGTAATAAGCCGATGATCTACTACCCGATTGAAAAACTGACGAATTCGGGAATTGAGGAAATTTTAATTGTCACGGGAACCGAGAACATGGGAGATGTGGTGAATTTGTTGGGTTCAGGTAAGAATTTTGGATGCCGGTTTACATATAAGGTTCAGGACGAAGCAGGGGGGATTGCCCAGGCGCTTGGTTTGGCAAGGAATTTTGTTGGGGATAATTCTATGACTGTAATTCTGGGTGATAATATTTTTGAGGCAGATTTAAAGGATGCCATGAAAAAATTCGATAGCCACGGAGCTCAAATTCTGATCAAAGAGGTTGATGCTCCTGAACGCTTTGGAGTTGCTGAAATTGACGGGGATCAGATCAAAGGGATTGAAGAGAAACCGGCCCATCCGAAATCCAAATTTGCTGTAACGGGTATTTATATCTATCCGCCGGATGTGTTTGATATTATTGAAACCCTCGAGCCATCCAATCGCGGTGAACTGGAAATTACAGATGTAAACAATCACTATATCCGACAGGGGCGCATGAAATATTCGGTACTGAAAGGGTGGTGGACCGATGCCGGCACTCCGGATTCCTACAAGAGAGCTAATGAGCTTGCCGCTAAAACCTTTTGA